From the genome of Halostella litorea:
GGAGGACGCCGAGGCGCTGGTCGACGCGCAACTCCGGACCGACCACGACCTCCGGGACCTGACCCGCAGGGAGTTCTTCGACGCCGTGTTCCGGGAGGCCGCCGAGGACACCGACGCCCTCGTCGAGCGCGTCCGCCGGATGCGCGAGAAGTAGCTACTCGGTCAGCCGCCGGTACTGCTCGTCGGTGAGGTCGATCCCCGTGGCGGCGACGTTCTCCTCCAGGTGGCCGACGCTCGACGTGCCGGGGATGGGGAGGATCACCGGCGAGTGGTCGAGCAGCCACGCCAGCGCGACCTGCTGGGGCGTGGCGTCGTGGGCGTCCGCGACCGCCTCGACCGCCTCAGCCCGCTCGCCGAGGTCGCCCGCGCCCAGCGGGAACCACGGAATGAAGCCGATGCCGTCGGCCTCGCAGGCCTCCAGCACCGCCTCGTCTTCGCGGTTCCCGACGTTGTACTCGTTTTGCACCGTGGCGACGTCGACCATCTCCTGTGCCTGGTCCAACTGTTCGACGCTCACGTTGCTGAGGCCGACGTGGCGGACCAGCCCCTCGTCCTGCAACTCCGCGAGCGCGGTCACGGAGTCCTCGAACGGCGTGTCCGGGTCGGGCCGGTGGAGCTGATAGAGGTCGATCTCGTCGGTCCGCAGCCGGTCGAGGCTACAGAGCACGGCGTTGCGGAGGTAGTCCGGGTCGCCGTGCGGGAGCCAGTCGCCGTCGGCGTTCCGGAGCAGGCCGCCCTTCGTCGCGACGAACACGTCGTCGCTGTCGCCGAGTGTC
Proteins encoded in this window:
- a CDS encoding aldo/keto reductase; protein product: MVDNESDTFEIGGEDAVHRLGYGAMRLTGEDIIGPPADEAEAREVLERAVDLGVDMVDTADSYGPGVSERLIGETLGDSDDVFVATKGGLLRNADGDWLPHGDPDYLRNAVLCSLDRLRTDEIDLYQLHRPDPDTPFEDSVTALAELQDEGLVRHVGLSNVSVEQLDQAQEMVDVATVQNEYNVGNREDEAVLEACEADGIGFIPWFPLGAGDLGERAEAVEAVADAHDATPQQVALAWLLDHSPVILPIPGTSSVGHLEENVAATGIDLTDEQYRRLTE